The Helianthus annuus cultivar XRQ/B chromosome 16, HanXRQr2.0-SUNRISE, whole genome shotgun sequence genome includes a window with the following:
- the LOC110918024 gene encoding glycine-rich RNA-binding protein GRP1A — translation MASADVEYRCFVGGLAWATSDQSLQEAFSKYGEVVDSKIINDRETGRSRGFGFVTFRDEHSLRDAIEGMNGQSLDGRNITVNEAQSRSGGGGGGRREGGGGYGGGRREGGGGYGGSRDGGYGGGSRDRGYGGGDSYSRGGGGGNWN, via the exons ATGGCCTCTGCTGATGTTGAGTACAGATGTTTCGTCGGAGGTCTTGCATGGGCCACCTCCGACCAATCACTTCAAGAAGCGTTTTCTAAGTACGGCGAGGTCGTCGATTCGAAG ATTATCAATGATCGTGAAACCGGAAGATCAAGAGGGTTTGGATTTGTGACGTTTAGAGACGAGCACTCGTTGAGAGATGCGATTGAAGGAATGAACGGTCAGAGTCTCGATGGACGTAACATTACAGTCAACGAGGCTCAGTCtcgcagtggtggtggtggtggaggtcgtcgtgaAGGTGGTGGTGGATACGGTGGAGGTCGTCGTGAAGGTGGTGGTGGATACGGTGGTAGCCGTGATGGAGGTTATGGAGGTGGTAGCCGTGACCGTGGATATGGAGGTGGTGATTCCTACTCtaggggtggtggtggtggtaactGGAATTAG